The following DNA comes from Camelina sativa cultivar DH55 chromosome 14, Cs, whole genome shotgun sequence.
ATattgtcttattttttttttttttcttttgtattgtgTCTATTCTCGCACTTTCgtttctttaataataataatattacgaTGGTGAATTTTTTAACGAATATTATGTGGTGCTCGTAGAATCTCTCTCAGCCCTTTCCCTCCACTTTACTACATCCCTGATTCTCTCTTCAATTATTccgaaacttttaaaaaatttgtttcatagATTTGAAAGAGTTTATACAACCAGTAAATTCAAGATTACAAAAAGCAATTTCTTCCAGCAAGATTGATTGAATGGATGATAACTTTAATAAGTTTTACCGACATGAGAAAAAAATAGTGCTGCTGccatttgtttccttcttcttcttttgtttttctcccatCAAAATTGTTTCACTGCTTTTTTCACCACTTTGAAGATTCGACATTAGATCTCTTTGTCtcccgatttttttttttttttatttttctaaaaaaataaaagtatacattAGATGACTGGTCAGTGGTCATGCCAACGAACAAACTATACTGATGGGTTGAGAGGTCTTGGAACAACATGAAAGGAGTCCACATCTCTCTACTTTTTGCTTGCATACATatcttctctatcttttttttttttttttttNAAATATTTTATCTGGTTCGTAAAGTGTAAAATAACAACATTTGGTTTATGATCCAAAGAGAAAATTGGGATTAACAAAGAAAAGTCAACTTAAATTCTACGATggagaaaatatagaaaaaggtaTTGCGTGGTTGTAGACAATGACTTGAACTTTATAAAAGATTAGGTGAATGTCAtaagaaaaaagaggaaaagcATTAGTGATTAGAGAGTCCCAAACACCACTTTTTTatactactactttttttttttggcgtcTTTGTCATTTATCATCcaattaaaatatcttttttatatattgtttcacATTACTTTGGCACATCTTTTATTCCCGATCGCAGAGGCATCTTTTGAAATTTTACAATTCTTTAAAGTTGGTTCCATGGTTGCTGCCCCCAAGTCTTGACTGACGGTGACACATTAGTTCAATTCAAATAGTTGGGGAGATAGATCACAGATGCGGCATCTTAAATGATCGATCAAACCCTAAGACCATTGTTatagttaagacttaagagaaaCAATAGAATGCATATATACAAATCTAGTAGCcgtataaaattaattaatccCATATTTTTCTCCGTCGTGTCGCATGCTAATTAATTAaccgagaaaaaaaacaagataattaTAACGTGTTCCAGATGATCCCCTGTATCGAGTACACAGTAAACACTATTTAATGCCAAAAGTGAAGCTAATGACGTTTGTGACTCGCGTGGCAATCAACGGTCGCTATTCGATCTGTAGTCCTTCGCGGTTCCCTTTTAAACAGTGTGGCACTTTATAAGTGGATGACGTTGTTTATAGCATCCATTAGGTTTAGGACACGTGTTCAGAAACATTATTGCGAAGCACCATGGATAGAGCGTAGTAAGGTGGACGGGACATGAAATCCTCGACTCACCCTTTCTCAGTTCTCATCAAGCAAAAGGTCTTTGAATTGACTTCTccacctttctttcttttgtttttctttggttttataaaggaaaaacaaaattgtcacAAATGTCAACTactttcatataataaattagtCGAATCAAAACCTATTCTAAACGTAATCCTTTTTCTAATATATGTGATTTCTTGTTTATCTAATTCGTGTGGTTCACTGGCACCTGTTGGTCATTAGCTTAATCACATGCATCTTTGATGTGACTTTTGTGTCATATCATAGCTTTTTgagtgattgtgtttttttttgtacttcttCTGATTCACTTTATTTCTATATCTATAAAAACATAATCTTAAATCATATGCCCGAATCAAAAATCAACCTATATTCCGGTTCATTAGTTTTGTTTgactatttaactttttttttttaatgaggaATGAACACTTGCAAATTCTACTACTGttacatttgtttctttgtttgttgtgagtaaaaaaatctgtcatactAGTACATAACCAAATTAAAGATGAATTGATGATTAATTACGAATTTTCATTATTACTAAGTTTTAAGAGTCTAATATATGTGGTGGAGACACGGCTCCGTAATTATGTTTTACGTTAAATAATTGAGATAGCGATATccactttaatttattttgtaacatgaTTATAAATGTTTAAGTAGACAGAGAAAGATCTTTGTCATGTTTGTTAATGACAACTACACAAACATGGTGTCTATTTGTTGATTGGGGTCAAGTGTGCGTGGTAGCCtgctgcctttttttttttttttttgagtataaTTTGTATGTCAGAactaaataactaataaaaaggTCATaactttgaaagaagaaaaaggaaatcaaagtgagttttttttttgttgtttgtttggtgcCCTGAATCCAAAATTTGGTCGACATGTGCCTAACGATGAAGCAAACCAAACTTTATTGCAATTATTTCCCAATAGTGTGTCGTACATTATTGTCGACTTTGCCGAGAGCAACATGGGCAAGTTACAAGTGGCAACTCACCTCTGTTGCGCTTTTTTGGTATCCTGGGCCTTACATCAGcccattatttgtttttttaaagcacCCTCTACCCAAAAAGCAACAATGGGCCTTACATCAGCCCATTGTTTGTTTTACTGCAACTGTACTCTCTCTTCCGTCATCTTCGTGTCAAGtgactctcctcctcctctgtccTCTGCCAAAAACCTCAGATCGGAAACATTCGAAAAACCCTAAGTCTGGGAAAATGAGACTCGCCCGTTTCGCTATTCGTTCCGTCAACGATGTAACTCTCCTTCGACCGTTTCGTCCCACCGTGTCTAGAAGCCTCTCGACCAACGCTAACGAAGGTAAGCACCATTTctacggttttttttttccgtcacATTCTCGGATCGTATCAGAAATAACCACGGAATCGAATCGAACTTGAGCAGATCCAAGACAAAATCGTTCTTCTTTTGACTCGTCGGACAATTTCGAATCGATGTTTGGCGATAACTCTGGCAACGATGAGAAAAGCAGTGGTTTCTTCCAGCATCTCGGTAAGGCCGAGAGAGATAAGCGCGATTTCAGTGGCTACAATAGATCAGGCGGCGGATCGAGATACTCCGCTGGTGGTTCTATGAACAGAGACGAGAGCTTCGATCCTTCATCTGATGGCGTTGATGGGAAATTGAAAGAAGCTGCACTGTTATACAATGTGGACGAAGGAGATGGCCTAAAGGAGTACTCTTTTAGGCCCGATTTCAACTTTATAGGCGCTAATAACTTCCCTAGGGTATGATTTCAAATGTGTTTTGTCTAGTGCTGCATTTGTACTTGAAATTAGCAATCGAGTCTCCGAGTATTATAGTTCATGTGTAATGTATTATATTCTACAGTGGGTTTACTGGGACGGTACGAGTTTAGATTTTCCTTAATCGTTTCTTGTTTGCTTTTGATCTTGAGACTTACACTAAGCTCTAAGcatatgttcttttgttttatggCAGATGCAAAAGCAGTTGCAAAATCCTAGACAGAATAATAACAAGTCTGAGGTCACTACTGCAGAAGTTCTGAAGAATGCTGATTTCAGGGTGAGTGTAATTGTTTCACAAGTAGTGTAGCAGCatgtgttttgtgattttttaggGGTTTTGTTGGGATGGGTAAATGAAAGATAGTTTCTTGTTATTCTTTGTGTGCTCACATCCTATGAAATGTGTTTTGTTGGACAGAACGTTAAGTTTCTGGCATATTTCATCACCGAAGCTGGGATCATCATTAAGAGGAAGCAGGTTGATTCTTGCTTTAGTCTAGCTTGGTTTATACGATTCGCAATGACGTTTTCCTAGTTCTCATGATGAAAccctcttttttatttatctttcacAGACTGGCATTAGCGCAAAGGCACAAAGGAAGATTGCTAGAGAGATCAAAACAGCCCGTGCGTTTGGGCTGATGCCTTTCACTACAATGGGTACCAAGGTATTTCAGTATGGGAAAACCATGGAGAACAGAGACCAAGATTTCGAGTATGAAGCGccttatgatgatgatgatgagtttgatgagGGAAATGCTTGAATCCCAAGGATTGTGTTTTGGGTCAGTTTTCATTTCCGTGGTTTTGGtcaatatatggaataaatccGTTGTTACCATGTTGAGAATACGTGATTGGCTGCATGCTGATTTCAGGGCGAGTGTAATAGCTACTCTTCAATTTTCACGTTGTTCTCCTCCCCATACTAAAGGATTAGGATTTGTATCTTATGCCTCTAGTTTGTTACTTTTGAAGATGTGAGTCAGACTGATTGTTTATCCTTGTGTCTAATTCAAGCATCACACCGTCTAACAGTAGATTACGGTTTCTTTATTCTATAAATCAAGTCGTAATCAATTATCATCTCGTTCTACAGCTGATAAACACACACttatgtcaaaagaaagaaaggataCACCCAAAAATTTATGTTCCAGAAAAGACAACTCATCTGGAACCCCTCTCTGTTCTCGTCATCTCCATGTTTCTAACATTTTcaattgttttccttttctgttGGATCAACCTCTCAAGCCTATTCCTATCTTCATCTGGAAGTTTACATGGTTGATCCAGAGAAGATGCTACGACTTTGGATCTTTCGAGTAGTTCCCTCTCTTTTTGTTCTGCAAAGCAAAGCAATGATCCTGCACAGACTTCATTAGCGGAAGCCGGCTTCTCTGGTTTGAATTTCTGAAGCTTTGAGTACTCGCTGATGAGATGAAACATGTAGTCATAAATCCGGTTCATGCTAATGCTTTCCATATATTCTTGTCctctttttcctattttttcagCCTGTAAAAAGGAAACGCCTTAGGAATGGTATCTGATATATTGATGATTCGACGAGAAATGTGGAATATATTATTACATCAGATGGGTTGGCATTGCCCCAATCAACTGCATATCTGATGGACCGACATAGATCAGTGGGAGAGACAGGCCAGTAGTTTTCCTTGGGAAGGAGGCCTCTGCTGAAGAAATCTTCATACTCAGGTGAGATTATGAGTGTCATGGAACCACATGATAGGATATACTTTAGGGATACTGACCAAGCGTAACCCTCTGCATATATTTTGTACCTAATAATGATACAATGAATTCCAACCAGATTAGATCCTTCTCAT
Coding sequences within:
- the LOC104739288 gene encoding uncharacterized protein LOC104739288; this encodes MRLARFAIRSVNDVTLLRPFRPTVSRSLSTNANEDPRQNRSSFDSSDNFESMFGDNSGNDEKSSGFFQHLGKAERDKRDFSGYNRSGGGSRYSAGGSMNRDESFDPSSDGVDGKLKEAALLYNVDEGDGLKEYSFRPDFNFIGANNFPRMQKQLQNPRQNNNKSEVTTAEVLKNADFRNVKFLAYFITEAGIIIKRKQTGISAKAQRKIAREIKTARAFGLMPFTTMGTKVFQYGKTMENRDQDFEYEAPYDDDDEFDEGNA